A window of the Cystobacter fuscus genome harbors these coding sequences:
- a CDS encoding LysR family transcriptional regulator, with protein MNPDLNAALIFVNVVRAGSFSKAARSLGLSVSTVSDRVVGLERTLGVSLLTRTTRKLKLTDEGAAFFKESEVAIQTLLGAFEGATATRRQPTGTLRISAPADCPSLEVSAAVSEFRNKYPQVKVETHISNRYVDLITEGFDIAIRGGHLEDSSLRSKRLGVGNSVVVASSRYLQGASAIQHPRDLVAHPCIGFVLKEGNKGDMLWHLRSAGGEAVRLKPDFVVSSTSFSWILSLVRLGAGLALVPQPLLKEDFTRKRLVRVLPDWATEYAPVHLVYPPQRFSSPKVREMIPILERHLRGLFA; from the coding sequence ATGAATCCGGATTTGAATGCAGCGCTGATCTTCGTGAACGTGGTGAGGGCGGGAAGCTTCAGCAAGGCCGCTCGGAGCCTCGGTCTCTCCGTCTCCACCGTGAGTGACCGGGTGGTTGGCCTGGAAAGGACCCTGGGGGTGAGTCTCCTGACCCGAACCACCCGGAAGTTGAAACTGACGGACGAGGGCGCCGCCTTCTTCAAGGAATCCGAAGTCGCGATCCAGACCCTGCTGGGTGCCTTCGAGGGAGCCACGGCGACCCGGCGGCAGCCCACCGGTACCTTGAGGATCAGCGCGCCCGCGGATTGCCCGTCCTTGGAGGTCTCCGCCGCCGTGAGCGAGTTTCGGAACAAGTATCCTCAGGTCAAGGTGGAGACCCATATAAGCAATCGCTACGTGGACCTCATCACCGAGGGATTCGATATCGCCATCCGGGGAGGGCACCTGGAAGATTCCAGCCTGCGCTCCAAGCGCCTCGGGGTGGGAAACTCGGTCGTGGTGGCGAGCTCCCGCTATCTCCAGGGCGCCTCGGCCATTCAGCACCCGCGAGACCTCGTGGCGCATCCGTGCATCGGCTTCGTGCTCAAGGAGGGCAACAAGGGTGACATGCTGTGGCACCTTCGCTCGGCGGGCGGAGAGGCCGTCCGGTTGAAGCCGGATTTCGTGGTCTCGTCCACGTCCTTCTCCTGGATCCTGAGCCTCGTGAGGCTCGGGGCGGGGTTGGCCTTGGTGCCCCAACCCCTGCTCAAGGAAGACTTCACCAGGAAGAGGCTCGTCCGGGTACTTCCGGATTGGGCCACGGAGTATGCGCCGGTGCACCTTGTCTACCCTCCTCAGCGCTTTTCTTCGCCCAAGGTGAGGGAAATGATCCCCATCCTGGAGAGGCACCTGCGTGGGCTGTTTGCGTAG
- a CDS encoding RNA polymerase sigma factor, whose product MHDGDALSEVCRRLGPAIYRRCLKILRNPDEASDACQKVFMQLVRHRSRLPPEPEQLRWVYVVATRVCFAQLRDDAWETASGTELNHDAPAPTDSFAEVADRQMALKALSCATEHERMVAWLVLVDGHSQQEAAELLRLSRKTIGKRIQLFLANARRELFE is encoded by the coding sequence ATGCACGACGGAGATGCCCTCAGCGAGGTCTGCCGTAGGCTTGGACCGGCCATCTACCGCCGTTGTCTGAAGATCCTGCGCAATCCGGACGAGGCGTCGGACGCCTGTCAGAAGGTCTTCATGCAGCTGGTCCGTCACCGCTCCCGGCTGCCCCCGGAGCCCGAACAGCTTCGCTGGGTCTACGTGGTCGCAACGCGGGTGTGCTTCGCCCAGCTGCGAGACGATGCCTGGGAGACGGCGAGTGGAACGGAGCTGAACCACGACGCGCCGGCGCCCACGGACAGCTTCGCGGAGGTGGCCGACCGGCAGATGGCCCTCAAGGCGCTCTCCTGCGCCACGGAGCACGAGCGCATGGTCGCGTGGCTCGTGCTCGTCGACGGCCACTCCCAGCAGGAAGCCGCCGAGCTTCTTCGCCTCTCGCGCAAGACGATCGGCAAGCGCATCCAGCTCTTCTTGGCGAACGCGCGTCGGGAGCTCTTCGAATGA
- a CDS encoding serine hydrolase domain-containing protein → MHTRMGSRFTAVLLGLVLGGAALAKEPAKEQVKESSSRSAISTRLDAVIDGALADKRLVGTVVLVARDGQVIYHRAAGQADREAHVPMREDAVFRLASVSKPLVSAAAMALVDQGKLGLEDPVTKWLPTFRPKLADGREPVITVRQLLTHTAGLDYGFFQPPAGPYARAGVSDGVDESGLSLEENLRRLASVPLGFEPGTRWHYSLSIDVLGAVVASAGGAPLPQVVERLITRPLGLRDTGFVAKAPQRLATPYADGKPEPVRMGAHHEMSVGGVSFRFVQGRALDSRAYPSGGAGMVGSAGDLLKFLEAVRTGGAPLFQSSATAAAMLAPQTGTLELPNDPGWAFGFGGAVLVDATKAATPQSPGTWRWAGAYGHTWFVDPRHRLSVVALTNTAIEGMSGAFQRDLRDAVYAGLAAEASTPAAPAPAR, encoded by the coding sequence ATGCACACTCGAATGGGGAGCCGGTTCACCGCGGTCCTGCTGGGACTGGTGCTGGGGGGGGCGGCCCTGGCGAAGGAGCCTGCGAAGGAGCAGGTGAAGGAGTCCTCGAGCAGGTCGGCCATCTCCACGCGACTGGACGCGGTCATCGATGGGGCGCTGGCCGACAAGCGGTTGGTGGGCACGGTGGTCTTGGTGGCTCGGGATGGACAGGTGATCTACCACCGGGCCGCCGGGCAAGCCGACCGCGAGGCGCACGTGCCCATGCGCGAGGACGCCGTCTTCCGGCTGGCGTCGGTGAGCAAGCCCCTGGTGTCCGCGGCGGCGATGGCGCTCGTGGACCAGGGCAAGCTCGGGCTCGAGGATCCGGTGACGAAGTGGCTGCCCACGTTCCGGCCGAAGCTCGCGGATGGCCGCGAGCCCGTCATCACCGTACGGCAGTTGCTCACCCACACGGCGGGACTCGACTATGGCTTCTTCCAGCCGCCGGCAGGCCCCTATGCGCGCGCCGGAGTGTCGGACGGGGTGGATGAGTCCGGGCTGAGCCTGGAGGAGAACCTGCGCCGCCTCGCCTCGGTGCCGCTGGGGTTCGAGCCGGGAACCCGCTGGCACTACTCGCTGTCCATCGACGTGCTGGGCGCGGTGGTGGCGAGCGCGGGTGGCGCGCCCCTGCCCCAGGTCGTCGAGCGGCTCATCACCCGGCCCCTGGGCCTGCGTGACACCGGGTTCGTGGCGAAGGCGCCCCAGCGGCTCGCCACGCCCTATGCGGACGGCAAGCCCGAGCCGGTACGCATGGGGGCCCACCACGAGATGAGCGTGGGCGGCGTTTCCTTCCGCTTCGTTCAGGGCCGGGCGCTCGATTCGCGCGCGTACCCCTCCGGAGGCGCTGGCATGGTGGGCAGCGCGGGTGACCTGCTGAAGTTCCTGGAGGCGGTGCGCACGGGAGGCGCGCCCTTGTTCCAGTCGTCGGCGACGGCCGCCGCGATGCTCGCGCCCCAGACCGGTACGCTGGAACTCCCCAACGATCCGGGATGGGCCTTTGGCTTCGGCGGCGCCGTGCTCGTGGATGCCACGAAGGCGGCCACGCCCCAGTCCCCGGGCACCTGGCGGTGGGCCGGCGCGTATGGGCACACCTGGTTCGTCGATCCGAGGCACCGCCTGAGCGTGGTGGCTCTGACGAACACGGCCATCGAGGGTATGTCGGGAGCGTTCCAGCGCGACCTCCGGGATGCCGTCTACGCCGGGCTCGCCGCGGAGGCCTCGACTCCCGCCGCCCCCGCCCCCGCTCGGTAG
- a CDS encoding caspase family protein: protein MSRLALLAAVFCAASAMAQMPERRFALAVGSNVGAPSHSRLRFAEADASRFADALREIGGFRGEDVRVLHHPTRAQLLAEVRALEQRIAGAARDSSRRTLLLFYWSGHATEQGLELGGESLAFAEFRKLLGASRAHVRLAIVDACRSGGLVTTKGAKALPSGFELNVTSDESPDGTAIVASSGPGENALESAELRGSFFTHHLTAGLRGAADADGDGRITLQEAYRYAYAKTVSHTAEISGVAQRPTYAMDLKGKGDLVLADLRRADARLVFAPGTEPDKRWLVVRDEGLGEVLEIREDPVKPRRLALRAGRYRLIRTTADDVRTGAFVLTHGEELTATTVTMTQRPFAERGEKGGEVPGNGFGRELELLAAVGLNTPPLRGMGLAPALLLGGDLAVGASQTLRIRARYQDGQGLDDGLPYGLRSLGGDVAWFWRLPIRGLEVGGRLGADAVSQSVASTSAGTAFRGRAGAVLSYALPLAGRVSWFSEAEAQAASFKLNGQAVLRPGFEAITGLGFRL, encoded by the coding sequence ATGAGCCGGCTCGCGCTGCTCGCCGCGGTCTTCTGTGCTGCTTCCGCGATGGCCCAGATGCCCGAGCGGCGCTTTGCCCTCGCGGTCGGCAGCAACGTGGGCGCGCCGAGTCATTCGCGCCTCCGCTTCGCCGAGGCGGATGCCTCGCGCTTCGCGGACGCGCTGAGGGAGATCGGGGGCTTTCGCGGAGAGGACGTCCGCGTGCTTCATCACCCCACCCGCGCGCAGCTTCTCGCCGAGGTGCGCGCGCTCGAGCAGCGCATCGCCGGGGCGGCCCGTGACTCCTCGCGGCGAACGCTGCTGCTCTTCTACTGGTCCGGACATGCCACGGAGCAAGGCCTGGAGCTCGGGGGAGAGAGTCTCGCCTTCGCGGAGTTCCGGAAGCTGCTCGGGGCCTCGCGCGCGCACGTGCGGCTTGCCATCGTGGATGCGTGCAGGTCCGGAGGGCTCGTCACCACGAAGGGGGCCAAGGCCCTGCCCAGCGGGTTCGAGCTCAACGTCACGAGCGACGAATCACCCGATGGAACCGCGATCGTCGCGTCCTCCGGCCCGGGGGAGAACGCGCTCGAAAGCGCGGAGCTTCGCGGAAGCTTCTTCACGCACCACCTGACGGCCGGGCTTCGCGGTGCGGCGGATGCCGATGGAGATGGTCGCATCACGCTTCAGGAGGCCTATCGCTACGCCTATGCGAAGACCGTCTCGCATACGGCCGAGATCTCGGGAGTCGCCCAGCGGCCGACGTACGCCATGGACTTGAAGGGCAAGGGCGACCTCGTGCTCGCCGACCTGCGCCGTGCGGATGCGCGTCTCGTCTTCGCCCCCGGGACAGAGCCCGACAAGCGCTGGCTCGTCGTGCGCGACGAGGGGCTCGGCGAAGTGCTGGAGATCCGCGAGGACCCGGTGAAACCACGGCGTCTCGCACTGCGTGCCGGACGCTACCGCCTGATTCGCACGACGGCGGACGACGTGCGGACCGGAGCCTTCGTGCTCACGCACGGGGAGGAGCTGACAGCCACGACGGTCACGATGACACAGCGTCCTTTCGCCGAGCGCGGGGAGAAAGGCGGCGAGGTCCCGGGAAATGGCTTCGGCCGGGAGCTGGAGCTCCTCGCCGCGGTCGGCCTCAACACGCCTCCACTTCGGGGCATGGGGCTCGCGCCCGCGCTGCTGCTGGGAGGCGACCTCGCGGTGGGCGCATCCCAGACGCTGCGGATCCGCGCGAGATACCAGGACGGCCAGGGCCTGGATGACGGGCTGCCCTATGGGCTCCGGAGCCTCGGAGGTGACGTCGCGTGGTTCTGGCGCCTTCCCATTCGGGGGCTCGAGGTCGGCGGCCGTCTGGGCGCGGATGCGGTCAGTCAGTCGGTGGCGAGCACGTCGGCGGGGACGGCGTTCCGCGGGCGCGCCGGTGCGGTGCTCTCTTATGCGCTTCCCCTCGCGGGCCGGGTCTCCTGGTTCTCGGAGGCCGAGGCGCAAGCCGCCTCGTTCAAACTGAATGGCCAGGCTGTTCTGCGGCCTGGGTTCGAAGCCATCACCGGGTTAGGCTTCCGGCTCTGA
- a CDS encoding DUF4082 domain-containing protein, protein MDDFAGQEAFPGEHQALEEGEVSLFPDSARPEIPMDSDTGAVELGMKFRLSVPGTIRGVRFFKGGAQNAGPHRVSLWSREGSKLAEASSTNETTAGWQTVRFASPVKVSAGTTYVVSYYAPAGRYGATVGGFNSEKSRGPIRGLVSGEDGVNGVYRYGGGFPTQGYQNTDYAVDVVFLPEGTEEDTQAPSSPAGLVASAASSTTINLGWNASTDNVGIAAYDVFRNGVKIASTASLTYADTGLTADTSYGYFVKARDAAGNLSAASNGATATTGSTSTPSGFPNASNTGVPAGTQLTPYTGPCTVTAANTVIDSKTVNCDLVIRASGVTIRNSKINGTVSTEENSTGYSFTLTDSHVDAGDRLVTGVGAVNFTAVRVHVQGGNRSIHCWRDCEIRDSYVHGQMTDETGTAHESGIRMGRNATIRHNTITCDAPDVPPDAGCSAALTGYGDFAPVENNLVENNYFPGTTGGFCAYGGSSRGKPYSDSTNNIRFIGNVFGRGSSGRCGYYGAITSFDTSEPGNVWSNNTWEDGTVLPPSN, encoded by the coding sequence GTGGATGATTTCGCGGGCCAGGAGGCGTTCCCGGGTGAGCACCAGGCGCTCGAGGAGGGCGAAGTCTCGCTCTTCCCGGACTCGGCCCGTCCCGAGATCCCCATGGACAGCGATACCGGCGCGGTGGAGCTCGGGATGAAGTTTCGCCTGTCCGTCCCGGGTACGATCCGCGGCGTGCGCTTCTTCAAGGGCGGGGCCCAGAATGCCGGCCCGCACCGCGTGAGTCTGTGGAGCCGGGAAGGCTCGAAGCTCGCGGAGGCGAGCTCCACGAACGAGACGACGGCCGGGTGGCAGACGGTGCGTTTTGCTTCACCCGTCAAGGTCAGCGCTGGGACGACCTATGTCGTGTCGTACTATGCCCCGGCCGGACGGTACGGAGCCACGGTGGGCGGATTCAACTCGGAGAAGTCGCGAGGACCCATTCGCGGGCTCGTTTCGGGCGAGGACGGGGTGAACGGCGTCTACCGCTACGGCGGTGGATTTCCGACGCAGGGTTACCAGAACACCGACTACGCAGTGGACGTGGTCTTCCTTCCGGAGGGCACCGAAGAAGACACCCAGGCGCCCAGTTCGCCCGCGGGGCTCGTCGCATCCGCGGCCTCCTCGACCACCATCAACCTGGGCTGGAACGCCTCGACGGACAATGTCGGCATCGCGGCCTACGATGTCTTCCGCAATGGCGTGAAGATCGCCTCCACGGCGAGCCTCACCTACGCGGACACCGGTCTCACGGCGGACACGAGCTACGGCTACTTCGTGAAGGCGCGGGATGCTGCCGGCAATCTCAGCGCAGCCTCGAACGGCGCCACGGCGACGACCGGGTCCACCTCGACGCCGTCCGGCTTTCCGAACGCGAGCAATACGGGCGTGCCGGCGGGAACGCAGCTCACGCCCTACACCGGCCCGTGCACCGTCACCGCGGCCAATACGGTCATCGACTCCAAGACCGTGAACTGCGACCTCGTCATCCGCGCGTCGGGCGTCACGATTCGCAACTCGAAGATCAACGGTACCGTCTCGACCGAAGAGAACTCCACCGGATACTCCTTCACGCTCACCGACTCTCACGTCGACGCGGGTGATCGCCTCGTCACGGGGGTGGGGGCCGTGAACTTCACCGCCGTCCGTGTGCACGTGCAGGGGGGCAATCGCTCCATTCACTGCTGGAGAGACTGTGAGATTCGCGATTCCTACGTTCATGGCCAGATGACGGACGAAACGGGAACCGCCCACGAGTCTGGCATCCGGATGGGAAGAAACGCCACCATCCGGCACAACACCATCACGTGCGATGCGCCGGACGTGCCGCCCGACGCGGGCTGCTCGGCGGCGCTCACCGGCTACGGCGACTTCGCCCCGGTCGAGAACAACCTGGTGGAGAACAACTACTTCCCGGGCACGACGGGAGGCTTCTGCGCCTATGGCGGGTCATCCCGGGGCAAGCCGTACTCGGACTCGACGAACAACATCCGCTTCATCGGCAACGTCTTCGGTCGCGGTTCGAGCGGACGCTGTGGATATTACGGGGCCATCACCAGCTTCGACACCTCGGAGCCGGGGAACGTCTGGTCCAACAACACCTGGGAGGACGGAACGGTCCTTCCCCCCTCGAACTAG
- a CDS encoding malonic semialdehyde reductase yields MTKTIAKESIQQLFTEARTHHFWQDKPISEQTLRELYELMKWGPTSVNSAPARIVFVRSESEKARLYPALMGSNIEQVKSAPVTAIIAYNEKFYEDLPRLFPSYDARHFFTNDPKFSYDTAFRNSSLQGAYLIFAARALGLDACPMSGFDNAEVDRVFFSGTALKSNFICTLGYGDSSKLYPRGPRLAFEEVCTIV; encoded by the coding sequence ATGACCAAGACCATTGCGAAGGAATCCATCCAGCAACTCTTTACCGAAGCCCGCACCCACCATTTCTGGCAGGACAAGCCCATCTCGGAGCAGACCCTGCGGGAGCTCTACGAGCTGATGAAATGGGGACCCACGTCGGTGAACTCCGCCCCAGCGAGGATCGTGTTCGTGCGGAGTGAGTCGGAGAAGGCCAGACTCTATCCCGCCTTGATGGGGTCCAACATCGAGCAGGTGAAATCGGCCCCCGTGACGGCAATCATCGCCTACAATGAGAAGTTCTACGAAGATCTGCCCCGGCTCTTTCCGAGCTATGATGCGAGGCATTTCTTCACCAATGATCCCAAGTTCAGCTACGACACCGCCTTCCGCAACAGCTCCCTCCAGGGCGCCTACTTGATTTTCGCGGCCCGCGCCCTGGGCTTGGACGCCTGCCCCATGTCAGGCTTCGACAATGCGGAAGTGGACAGGGTCTTCTTCTCGGGCACGGCCCTCAAATCGAACTTCATCTGCACGCTCGGGTACGGTGACAGTTCGAAGCTCTACCCGCGGGGGCCGCGCCTGGCTTTCGAGGAAGTGTGCACGATTGTTTGA
- a CDS encoding TipAS antibiotic-recognition domain-containing protein has protein sequence MAATLKRAQQLLPAPARCSISTVATNQWAHVDKAQAHQDFQRLYGDLAPLIDHSEPSSPAVQQLIAQHYAIAARFYPASRQAYVGTALFYAENADMKAFHNAYHPRLVEFLGEAMFVYAHSKL, from the coding sequence ATGGCGGCAACTCTGAAGCGCGCCCAGCAACTGCTCCCCGCGCCCGCCCGCTGTTCAATTTCCACTGTCGCCACCAACCAATGGGCCCACGTAGACAAGGCTCAGGCGCACCAAGATTTCCAACGCCTCTACGGTGACCTGGCACCGCTCATTGACCACAGCGAGCCGTCTTCACCCGCAGTCCAGCAGCTGATTGCGCAGCACTACGCCATCGCGGCCCGTTTCTACCCCGCGTCGCGGCAGGCCTACGTGGGCACTGCGCTCTTCTATGCAGAGAACGCTGACATGAAGGCGTTCCACAACGCCTACCACCCACGCCTCGTAGAATTTCTAGGCGAGGCGATGTTTGTCTACGCGCATAGCAAACTTTGA
- a CDS encoding IS4 family transposase, translated as MRKPRLDDQQVHTFLESLFEEDLHAKRVLSLAYAVLGVIHAASLGVHLIGKALAWARGTKSKHGVKQVDRLLSNQGIDVWALFAQWVPFALGQRSEALVALDWTDFDADGQTTLVASLVASHGRTTPLVWLTVEKSALEGMRNDVEDFVLNRLRQVVPERVRLTLLADRGFGDQKFYALLEQLKFDYVVRFRQCIQVMDETGEKKSAGEWVPESGRAVRMVGARVTQDEAPVGAVVCVKQKGMKEAWCLATSLKEATAAFVVGLYGKRFRTEETFRDMKDLRFGMGLSSVRVRSTERRDRLLLVSALACALLTLLGAAGESLGMERYLKANTVKTRTYSLFRQGCEYYQAIPMMPEEQLVPLMKRFASLLREQPVFQEFLGPI; from the coding sequence ATGCGTAAGCCTCGCCTTGATGACCAGCAGGTGCATACCTTTCTGGAGTCCCTCTTCGAAGAAGACCTGCACGCCAAGCGCGTGTTGTCCCTGGCCTACGCGGTCCTGGGTGTCATTCACGCTGCCAGCCTGGGGGTTCATCTCATTGGCAAAGCCCTGGCGTGGGCGCGAGGCACCAAGAGCAAGCATGGGGTGAAGCAGGTGGACCGGCTCTTGTCCAACCAAGGGATTGATGTCTGGGCGCTGTTCGCACAGTGGGTGCCCTTTGCCTTGGGACAGAGAAGCGAGGCACTGGTGGCGCTGGACTGGACGGACTTCGATGCGGATGGGCAGACAACGCTGGTGGCGTCGTTGGTGGCGAGCCATGGACGCACGACGCCCCTGGTCTGGCTCACGGTGGAGAAGTCCGCCTTGGAGGGGATGCGCAATGACGTTGAGGATTTCGTACTCAATCGACTGCGGCAGGTGGTGCCCGAGCGGGTGCGGCTCACACTACTGGCCGACCGGGGCTTTGGAGACCAGAAGTTCTATGCGCTGCTCGAGCAACTGAAGTTTGACTACGTGGTGCGCTTCCGTCAGTGCATTCAAGTGATGGATGAGACGGGAGAGAAGAAGAGCGCGGGCGAGTGGGTGCCCGAATCGGGCCGGGCGGTGCGCATGGTGGGAGCGCGAGTCACCCAGGACGAAGCGCCCGTGGGAGCTGTGGTGTGCGTGAAGCAGAAGGGAATGAAGGAGGCGTGGTGCCTGGCGACGAGCTTGAAAGAAGCGACGGCGGCCTTCGTGGTGGGGCTGTATGGCAAGAGGTTTCGAACGGAGGAAACATTCCGCGACATGAAGGACTTGCGTTTTGGAATGGGCCTGTCGTCGGTGAGGGTCCGCTCGACGGAGAGGCGGGACCGGCTGCTGTTGGTGAGCGCGCTGGCCTGCGCATTGCTGACGCTGCTGGGGGCGGCGGGGGAGAGCTTGGGGATGGAGCGCTACCTCAAAGCCAACACAGTGAAGACGCGCACCTACTCACTCTTCCGGCAGGGCTGTGAGTATTACCAAGCCATCCCGATGATGCCGGAGGAGCAGCTCGTCCCGTTGATGAAGCGATTCGCTTCGCTGTTACGTGAACAGCCAGTTTTTCAGGAATTTCTCGGCCCAATATGA
- a CDS encoding nucleoside deaminase, translating to MNDAPPFATRVNAQLPDWLVRELPTYNTLLPTAADRVALTNRLAARNYKEGNGGPFAALVVDPATGELISIGVNVVLSSGLSSVHAEVMALSLAQARLDAWDLGSAGGRELELVVNWRPCTMCYGALVWSGIKHLLIAGDGPECEDLTGFDEGPMPEDWKAEIERRGIRVTSGVLRDEAVAVFAEYGRAGAIVYNARGTGSHRRD from the coding sequence ATGAACGACGCACCCCCCTTCGCTACGCGCGTGAACGCACAGCTGCCCGATTGGCTCGTGAGAGAGCTGCCCACGTACAACACGCTCCTACCCACCGCCGCGGATCGCGTCGCCCTCACCAACAGGCTCGCCGCGCGCAACTACAAGGAAGGCAACGGTGGGCCGTTCGCCGCGCTCGTCGTCGACCCCGCGACGGGCGAATTGATCTCCATCGGCGTCAACGTCGTGTTGAGTTCGGGCCTCTCCTCCGTGCATGCCGAGGTCATGGCGCTCTCGCTCGCCCAGGCCCGCCTCGACGCCTGGGATCTGGGCTCGGCGGGCGGCCGCGAGCTCGAGCTCGTCGTCAACTGGCGCCCGTGCACGATGTGCTACGGCGCGCTCGTCTGGTCCGGCATCAAGCACCTGCTCATCGCTGGCGACGGCCCTGAGTGCGAGGACCTCACGGGCTTCGATGAAGGCCCCATGCCCGAGGACTGGAAGGCGGAAATCGAGCGTCGCGGGATTCGCGTCACCTCGGGTGTGCTGCGGGACGAGGCGGTCGCCGTCTTCGCCGAATACGGTCGCGCGGGTGCGATCGTCTACAACGCTCGCGGAACCGGTTCACACCGGCGGGATTGA
- a CDS encoding SDR family oxidoreductase, with the protein MGKKVVADLEQAADVSVRISSRRPAEVERLRSQGKDAVYLDLDKPGTFGAALAGVDRLFLLTGYTVAMLAQSKTLIDAAAKAGVRHIVHLGVFAEWDCTDPHFLERWAAEHRDELAAAARP; encoded by the coding sequence GTGGGAAAGAAGGTCGTCGCGGATCTCGAGCAGGCCGCGGACGTGAGCGTGCGAATCAGTTCGCGCCGGCCCGCCGAAGTCGAGCGGCTGAGGTCGCAAGGAAAGGACGCGGTCTACCTCGACCTCGACAAGCCCGGCACGTTCGGGGCCGCGCTCGCCGGCGTCGATCGGCTCTTCCTCCTGACCGGCTACACCGTGGCGATGCTCGCCCAGAGCAAGACACTCATCGACGCCGCCGCCAAGGCGGGCGTGAGGCACATCGTGCATCTCGGGGTGTTCGCGGAATGGGACTGCACCGATCCCCACTTCTTGGAACGGTGGGCGGCCGAACACCGCGATGAGCTGGCTGCCGCCGCTCGCCCCTGA
- a CDS encoding NAD-dependent epimerase/dehydratase family protein, protein MEELCQALAGMGKTLVFTSGSGVFMKDTRGDWVSDALAEDDPFEPAPFLVGRVEAERIVRAAAQTGVRGMVVRPPAIWGPGDNGQVVRVYRTVATTGAACYVGSGLAVYSSVHHDDLARLYSLAIERGAPGALYHAAGGEIPWRWIAEAVARDPGVPTRSLSMEEAHEMFGPVGARIYSACSRSLDQRSRTELGWRPVHLDMLSQVEEPRLRALAQPDPAGLKAGPSGHAFPGQCNLDASKSGRTVWKRIEARYECSSWGPAGRWERRSSRISSRPRT, encoded by the coding sequence ATGGAAGAGCTGTGCCAGGCGCTGGCAGGGATGGGCAAGACGCTTGTCTTTACGTCCGGAAGCGGCGTGTTCATGAAAGACACCCGAGGCGACTGGGTCTCGGACGCGCTCGCCGAGGACGATCCGTTCGAGCCGGCGCCGTTCTTGGTTGGGCGAGTGGAGGCCGAGCGCATCGTACGAGCCGCGGCGCAAACGGGTGTGCGCGGCATGGTGGTGCGCCCGCCAGCGATCTGGGGCCCCGGCGACAATGGCCAGGTGGTGCGAGTCTATCGCACCGTCGCGACGACCGGAGCGGCTTGTTACGTCGGCTCGGGCCTGGCGGTCTATTCGAGCGTACACCACGACGACCTCGCACGGCTGTACTCGTTGGCGATCGAGCGTGGCGCGCCCGGGGCCCTCTATCACGCCGCCGGTGGAGAAATACCATGGAGGTGGATCGCCGAGGCCGTGGCCCGGGATCCAGGCGTTCCGACCCGCAGCCTGTCGATGGAGGAGGCGCACGAGATGTTCGGGCCTGTGGGCGCGAGGATCTATTCGGCGTGCAGCCGCTCGCTCGACCAGCGCAGCCGGACCGAACTGGGCTGGCGGCCGGTCCACCTCGACATGCTGTCCCAGGTCGAGGAACCGCGGCTGCGCGCACTCGCGCAGCCGGACCCGGCGGGGCTGAAAGCCGGTCCGTCTGGACACGCTTTTCCAGGTCAGTGCAACCTCGACGCAAGCAAGTCAGGAAGAACAGTATGGAAACGAATCGAAGCAAGGTACGAGTGCTCGTCTTGGGGGCCAGCGGGCAGGTGGGAAAGAAGGTCGTCGCGGATCTCGAGCAGGCCGCGGACGTGA
- a CDS encoding prepilin-type N-terminal cleavage/methylation domain-containing protein yields MNRLFVRKNRGFTLIELMIVVAIIGILAAIAIPNFIKFQARSKQGEAKANLKAWFTSQRAYLQEKDKYSENVQTVGFSPERGNRYAYYFATANTCILREQKGVTDTKGANCITVDSAKFAGSATPKYAAPQSPGYTGAGADPGMPGLAGCATGIGCNISGLAAGNVDNDSVGIDTWWISTKDTTTITAACGNDEAVAVAGSPYLSYNDVDCNT; encoded by the coding sequence ATGAACCGTCTCTTCGTTCGCAAGAACCGCGGCTTCACGCTCATCGAGCTCATGATCGTGGTGGCCATCATCGGCATCCTCGCCGCCATCGCCATCCCGAACTTCATCAAGTTCCAGGCCCGCTCCAAGCAGGGTGAGGCCAAGGCCAACCTGAAGGCCTGGTTCACCTCGCAGCGCGCCTACCTGCAGGAGAAGGACAAGTACTCGGAGAACGTGCAGACGGTGGGCTTCTCGCCCGAGCGTGGCAACCGCTACGCCTACTACTTCGCGACGGCCAACACCTGCATCCTCCGTGAGCAGAAGGGCGTGACCGACACCAAGGGCGCCAACTGCATCACCGTGGACAGCGCGAAGTTCGCGGGCTCGGCCACGCCCAAGTACGCCGCCCCGCAGAGCCCGGGTTACACGGGCGCGGGCGCGGACCCGGGCATGCCCGGCCTCGCCGGCTGCGCCACCGGCATCGGCTGCAACATCTCCGGTCTGGCCGCCGGTAACGTCGACAACGACTCCGTGGGCATCGACACCTGGTGGATCTCGACCAAGGACACCACCACCATCACCGCGGCCTGCGGCAACGACGAGGCGGTGGCCGTCGCCGGTTCGCCCTACCTCTCCTACAACGACGTCGACTGCAACACCTGA